ACCTTGGAGTCGATTGAATGGTTTATTGTATTGCCATGTCCGCAACCGGTTGAATATTCGAAAATATACTTGATGGTCGTCACGACACAGGTCATCACAATTTTAGCGATTCTGGGTTTGCTCTTCTCAATTCTGGACAATTTTATAAATCATAAATTCTACAAAGAGTCAAATGACTTCAATTTGGTCAATGTATTAGTTAATGACAATATCTTTCGTGGCATATTTGGTCTATCTCTACTCATACGGAACCGtccaatactttcaatgaaaaTACTTTACACTTTTCTCTTTCTACTCGGCCTCTTCGTTAGCAGCCTGTATTCAGCTTACTTCCAATCGTTGTTCACGAGCCCTCCACTAAAGCCGAGGATTCTTTCATTCAACGATTTGCGAATCGCTAAAATAAAAGTGATGCTTAACCGCAATGAAGTCGAAATAGTACAAAGAAGTCTGGGACCTGCTTTCAATCAAACATTCAAGGATATAATGCAACTAGAAGATACCAAAACATTTAAGCGTCATCGTGGTGAGTATGACACAACATTTGGCTATAGTATGCCGGAATCAATTTGGCCCATTTTCGagttacaacaacaaacattcgaaaaaaaagtattctgTTTGGCACCAACTTTAAAGATTTCTGACCGTATATTGATGAGCATACCCTTGGCTGAGAATTCATACCTAATGGAGCCCTTGAACAAGATGATACTTCGAGTAATCGAAACAGGTCTTTTGGAACAATGGCGCACAATGACTTTCATGGATATGTTGGCAACTGGGAAATTATCGCTCAAGGACAATAGTAGCATCGAGCACTTTCACGATATTCGTGTGGAAGATATGAAGTTGCCGTGGTGCTTACTACTCTGTGGACTGGGCATGagcagttttgtttttattatggaAATTTGTGTATTCGAATTGAGAAAAAGGAGGAAGCATGAGGAATGAGGATGGGGGCAAATTTAGTTGCAATTTGATTTATGTGAGTGAGGGAGTTGGCCATTGAAATTCATTTGAGAGATAAGGTAAATATTGTGAGTATTTCTATTATGTAAATACttatagaaataataataaatgagaatacaaaaatttaatatttccattTAAGGCAAActactacttttattcaattcaacgGTTTAGCCACAATCACTTACTTAGAAGAGTTCGGACGAAGTAGAACTTTATTTACCCGGCTTGcttcttattttctaaaatttcattgTAACGTTAATACTTATGAGACATTTTAAAGTAGTTTCTTTGTTAGCTACATAAATGTCATATTTTTGGTGTGtggttttcattcaatttgcttCATATTTGCATAGGCGACAAGAAAGGAATGAAATTCTGAATGGGAGCCAATAGATTcggtaatttttacttttaagattTATGCTCTAAAATAGTTTACTTTACTTAACGAAGCAGCTTTGAGgttcttcaaaaataatgttttttttttctatttttgcatcgttttagttttgcaaaatatttatagttcttaacataaaaaatatctttttcccCTAAAAGTGGCAGTCAACAAATTTGtcataatttttgctttatgtattttataagaGACATAtttgaggaaaaaataaaaacaagcatACAAGGAAAATgctatgaaaattataaatgtgAAGGTTTATAAGTATGTGGGTTTGGCAGGATTAAAAATATGCCACTTTTAAGACAGTCCCcatctgttaaaaaaattgaattaaattaataaattcaatcaaATATTGCAAAACAGGTGTCTAAcgaaaaatggttttaatttcgaaaatatttttgtagagggTTGCCActtgtttgaaaattatattcaataaaaagtaataaaacaaaCTGAATAAACAGTATGGAAGGTTTAAAACAAGGAAGGAGGTTTGAAAAATCGTAACTTAGTATATATCTTTGAtaaggttgccacctgttcaaagttttaattcaattaataagTTTGGTCAAATATTACAATGCAGGTAtctgatgaaaaaaagttttaatttctaaaatagttttgtagagggttgccatttgtttgaaaattaagtctctgttaaatctttgaATTAAAGTGAATTAATAAGTTCAGTCAAATATTACAATACAGGTGTCTAGGGAAAACAGTTTTtagttcgaaaatatttttgtagagggTTGCCACTTGCTTGTATGATTCCTGTTAAACAAGTTTAAATAAAGTAGtagtttcaatcgaatattacAACGCAGGTGTCCAgggaaaaaagtttttagttcgaaaatatttttgtagagggTTGCCACTTGCatgaaaaattaagtacttgtaAAAAAAGTTCAAGTGAATTAATAAGTTCAATCAAATATTACAATACAGCAAAGCAAAggtttaatttcgaaaatatttctgcAGAGCATACAAATGAGTACTATTCGGAGGTCCTCAACAGTTTTCCTTgtattatgtataaaaaatggcattacaataatgtgtgtatgtatgtatgtatacgga
The sequence above is drawn from the Anastrepha obliqua isolate idAnaObli1 chromosome 4, idAnaObli1_1.0, whole genome shotgun sequence genome and encodes:
- the LOC129243597 gene encoding uncharacterized protein LOC129243597; its protein translation is MSYLLLLVLLFLLNTTDSAHLQRIQDMAVDDPFFDALRRIYEEDPFDTFFLLQTANKSCLPIDELWKHLKVPLILVSGYKASDGKLKDHFNSKILTVICLQEQLNLKLLSIMAANLQHRRQTRIILRIAVAKPSPTLLTSLRNYLEVQIMSNVIAIFNDFYTESLIYRYYSFPSGHWLPEPLNQTQSYFSCHYTYLQGKTFITLPGQTEPRTMIYEDASGQQHLSGYIGRLMIAFAEKYNVTFQYLHPVTPGDGLHSSVLSDYVTEGILDIAITLSPSSFDVQTTYPYMSYTLESIEWFIVLPCPQPVEYSKIYLMVVTTQVITILAILGLLFSILDNFINHKFYKESNDFNLVNVLVNDNIFRGIFGLSLLIRNRPILSMKILYTFLFLLGLFVSSLYSAYFQSLFTSPPLKPRILSFNDLRIAKIKVMLNRNEVEIVQRSLGPAFNQTFKDIMQLEDTKTFKRHRGEYDTTFGYSMPESIWPIFELQQQTFEKKVFCLAPTLKISDRILMSIPLAENSYLMEPLNKMILRVIETGLLEQWRTMTFMDMLATGKLSLKDNSSIEHFHDIRVEDMKLPWCLLLCGLGMSSFVFIMEICVFELRKRRKHEE